In the Pyxidicoccus trucidator genome, AACGAAAGCTCGAGAGCGGACGAGGGGGTGCTGTTGTTGTCGGTTTCCATGGGTGCCTGTTCGGTTGTGCCGCGTGATTGCGACACGCCCGGCAAGAGCAGCCAGCGAGCCAACGACGTGCCCATGTGGTTACGCCTACTTGCGTGACACCTGCGAGGCTCGACCATCCGGAGGCTGGTCGCACCGTCTCGCGCGCTGGACGGCACGCAGTCACGCAGCTTCCACTTGAGTGGAAGCTGCAGCCGCCTGGAGTCACTTCCACTTGAGTGGAAGCAGCCGGAGCCCTTGAGTCACTTCCACTCGAGTGGAAGCAGCCGACACCCGCGGTGCTCACTTCCACTTGAGTGGAAGCAGCCGACACCCGCAGTGCTGACTTCCACTCGAGTGGAAGCAGCCGGCGCCCTCGAGTCACTTCCACTTGAGTGGAAGCAGGCTCTCACGGCCTGAGACGAACGAGGCGCTCCCCACCCGAAGAGAGACCCCTGACGGAAAGATGCCGGATACGCGTATAGCCGAAGCATCGCCTGCTTCCTTGCCTGCCCTCGCGCGCCATCAACATTCGCCGAGAGAACTCCCACCCTGTCGCAGGTGCGAGAGTGACCCGTCACCTCCACGAAGGACCCAGGGAAATTCGCCGGAGCCTTCGTTACAGTGGCCGCCATAGGAGCCGACGCTGTCATGGAAGCATTCAAGCTACTGGTGGTGGACGACGAACCGCAGGTGGCGCATGCGCTGCGCCGGTTGTTTCGCAGAGAAGGCTTCGAGGTCCAGGTGGCCTTCAGCGGCAGCGAAGCCCTGGAGCAGCTCAAGGAGTTCAGTCCGGACATCATCCTGACGGACTTCCGGATGCCGGGGATGACCGGCAGCGAGTTGCTCCAGCGCGTCAAGCGCAGTCACCCGCTGGCGCTGCGCCTCATCATCTCCGGCTACGCGGACTTCAAGTCGGTGGTGGCCTCGGTGAATGAGGGGGAGATCTGCCGCTTCATCAGCAAGCCGTGGGACGACGCGGAGCTGGTGTCGTATCTCCGGTCCCTGCTGCGACAGCGTGAGACGATGGCGCAGTTGTATGCCCCCTTCCGCACGGCCCGGCCGGGCGTGAGCGCGGAGGTGGGCATGTCCGACGCGTCCATGGTGCTGAAGGTGCAGATGGCGGAGCCCGCCTTCCCGGCGGAACAGGCCCTCTCCATCATCGAGCGCTTCGCTGGTGTGCTGGCGGAGGACAGCATGAAGGTGGTGGGCGGTCTGCTGGAGCGCTACGGCGGGCGGCTGTCCTTCGTCGCCGAGGTGGGTGGCCCCCAGCGGTTGCGCCTGGAGCTGCCAGTACGCGCGGAAGAGCTGACCCCCTCCGAGCGCCCCGGAGTTGGCAACGCATGAAACGGCGTCAGTCTCTGACGCCCGCGGACCCGGAGGCCGACGCAGCGTGGGTGAACACCCGCCTCAAGAATGTCACGCTGCTCGCCTGCATCCTCATCCACCTGCTGCTCGTCTACAGCATCTGGGGGCAGTGGGAGCGCATCGCCCTGGTGACGGCGGTGTTCGCGGTGGTGACGGGCACCAACCAGGTGCTCGCGAGCCGCTTCTTCTCCCAGCACACGCGGACCGCGGAGTCGTTGCGGTTCGTCATGAACATGGTGGCCAACATCATCTACGGCCTGGCGAGCGACTGGGCCCTGCCCATGTGGCTGTACCTGCCCCTCAACGCCCTGTGGGTGGACCGCTTCGTGGACCCGGGTGCCCGCCCGCGCCTGGGGTGGATGCTGGCCCTGGTGGGAGGCGTGGCCCTGGCGGACGGGTGCCCTCCCCTCGTGCCCGCGTGCTTCGTGCTGCTCTCGCTGCTCGTCTATTTCATCTCCGAGGGCCGCGTCTTCCTCACCCACCAGGCGCTGCGCAGCCTGGCGCAGCAGCACGAAAAACTGGCACAGGCCCACAGGCAGCTCGACCTGGCCCACCAGCGGGCCCGCGAGCAGGAGCGGCTCTCCAGCCTGGGCATGCTCGCAGCCGGCGTGGCGCACGAAATCAACAACCCGATGAGCTACGTGAAGAGCAACGTCAACTCGCTCCTGCTGGACCTCCGGGCGTGCAAGGCGCTGCCCGAGGAGCTTCGCGAGTACGTGGATGACGTGCTGCCCGCCACGCTGGATGGCATCCGTCGGGTGACGGCCATCGTCTCGGACCTGCGCCGCTTCGCGCGCGGGGACCCGGAGGCGGTGGTGGAGTACGACCTCAACCAGGAAGTGGCCGTCGCGCTGCGCATCGCCCGCGGACAGTTGGGGCCCCAGTGCGAGGTGATTCTGGAGTTGACGGAACTGCCGCACCTGCTCGGCCATCCGGGACAGGTCGCCCAGGTGGTCGTCAATCTCCTGATGAACGCGGCCCAGGCCATGCCGGGCGGCGGGCGCATCCGCGTGTCCACGCGGATGGAGAACGAGGAGGCCGTGCTGGAAGTGCATGACACCGGCGTGGGCATGACGCCCGAGGTGCGTGCGAAGCTGTTCGAGCCCTTCTTCACCACCAAGCCCACGGGAGAGGGCACCGGCATGGGCCTGGCCGTGGTGCATGGCATCGTCACCGCGCACCGCGGACGCATCCGGGTGGACAGCGCGCCCCAGCAGGGAAGCACCTTCACCATCCACCTGCCGCGCATTCCGCCGCTGGAGCTGGGACTCTCCGACGAGCGCCTGCGCGGCTAAGCTGGGCGCCATGTCGACGCCGCCGCCCGCCTTCTCCAGCCGCTTCGAGCCCCGGTACGTCGAGGACCCGTACCCGCTCTACGCGCGCCTCCGCCAGGAGGCGCCGGTCCAATTCAGCGAGGAGCTCCACCTGTGGGTGGTCTCCCGCTATGAGGACGTGAAGACGGTGCTGCTGAACCCGGGGGACTTCCTGTCCGCCAATGCCTTCCGCAACCCCGTGCCGCCCGCGCCCGAGGTACTGGAGGCGCTGGCGGAAGGCTACCCGCAGGTACCGGCGCTCGTGGACGACGACCCGCCCAACCACACGCGGATGCGCGTCATCGTCACCAAGGCCCTGGCACACCACCGCGTCTCCGCCATGGAGCCGAGGGTGCGCGCCATCGCCTCGGAGCTGGTGGACGCCTTCGCACGCGAGGGCCGGGCGGACCTCGTGGAGGGCCTGGCCTTCCCCCTGCCCGCGCGAGTCATTGGCGCCATTCTCGGGCTGCCCGACTCGGACCTGGAGCGGCTCAAGGCCTGGACGGAGGACCTCGTTACCCTCTCCGCCGGCAACGCGCCCGTTCCCCGGCAGGTGGAATGCGCGCGAGGACTCGTGGCCATCCAGAAGTACCTCGCGGGCCACATCTCGGAGCGACGGCGCGCACCGAAGGATGACCTCATCAGCGCGCTCATCGAGGCTCGCCATGAGGACACGCCCCCGCTGAGCGACGTGGAGCTCATCAGCCTGCTGTCCATGCTGCACTTCGCCGGACACGAGACGACGGCCAACCTGCTCGGCAACCTGCTGGTGATGCTCCTCCGGGAGCCAGAGCGACTGGAGGCGCTGAGACAGGACACGCGCCTCATCCCCTCCGCCATCGAAGAAGCTCTGCGCTTCGACGCCCCCGTGCAGGGCATGATGCGCACCACCCGGAGCGCGGTGACGCTCGGGGGAGTGGCGCTGCCCGAGGGTGCGCGGCTGCTCATCCTCTACGCCTCCGCCAACCGCGACGGCGCCGCCTTCCACGCACCGGACCAGGCCGACCCGCGCCGGCCGGACGTGGGCCGGCACCTGGGCTTCGGCCTGGGCATCCACTACTGCATCGGCGCTCCGCTGGCGCGGATGGAGGTGCGCATCGCCCTGGAGCTGCTGCTGGAGCGACTGCCCGGCCTGCGCCTGGCCCCGGGCAGCCCCGTCCTGTACCTGCCCAACTTCCTGCACCGTGGCCCCCGGCGGCTGCTCGTGGAGTGGGACCCGGCCTGAGCCGGGCCCCGGAAGGCGCCTCAGCGCTCCAGCTCGGCGTCGATGAGCTGGGTGAAGTCCTCCATCGGCCGTGCGCCCATCACCGCCTGGCCGTTGATGAAGAAGCTGGGAGTGCCGGCGATGCCACGCCGCTGCGCCTCCACCACCTCTGCGTCCACGTAGTTGGCCCACGTGGCGCCGTCGAGCGCCTTGCGGAAGCGGACGAGGTCCAGCCCCAGCTCCCGCGCGTACCCTTCCAGCGACTCGCGGTCCAACTCCCGCTGGTTCTTGAAGAGCACGTCGTGCATCTCCCAGAACCGGCCCTGCTCGTGCGCGGCCATGGTGGCGATGGCGGCGAGGCGCGCATGGGAGTGCATGGGCAGCGGCTGGTGACGGAAGACGATGCGAATCCGCTCGCCGTACTTCGCGCGCAGCCCGTCGATGATGGTGGCGCCCTTCGCGCAGAAGGGACACTGGAAGTCCGACCAGACCTCCACCGTCACCCGCGCGTCGGGGGCTCCGAGCGACGGTGCGTCGGCCCGGGGCGTGGCGGCGATGGGGCTGTTCTGGGCGGACACCTGCGCCTTCGGACACCCCTTGTCACAGGCCTTGTCCCCGGCGAAGGCGGGGACGGCGAGCGCGAGCAGGGCACCAGCGGCCATGGCGGTAGAGACCACGAGCTTCATGGAAGGACCTCTTTCGGATGTGTGGGAAGTGGAACGCCGGCTCTCCCGCTCGGGGAGCCAGCGGCGCGGGGCCATTCCGCCCGCACGAGGAGGAGTGACGCGAGCCCGGCGTGAGTTTCAGCGGGCCCGTGTTATCCCTTCCGGCGCATGTCCACCGAGCGCCTCTACTACGCCGACCCCTTCCTCCACCGCTTCACCGCGCGCGTCGTCGCGCATGGCACCTGGAGCGGTGCGCCCTCCGTCGTCCTGGAGCGCACCGCCTTCTATCCGGAGGCCGGTGGGCAGATGGGCGACCGGGGGATGCTCGGCGGCCTGCCCGTGCGGGACGTGCAGGTGGACGACGCCGGCACCGTCCACCACCTGCTGGACGTCCCCGCGGGCGCCGCGCTCCCCATGCCCGGCACCGAGCTGGCGGGCGAGGTGGACCGGGCCCGCCGCCGCGCCAACATGTCGCTGCACACCGGTCAGCACATGCTGTCGCGCGCGCTGGTGGACGTCGCGGGGGCCGCCACCGTGTCCTCACGCCTGGGCGAGACGCTGTGCACCATCGACACGGACCAGGACACCCTGGACGAGCGGCAGGTGGCCGAGGCCGAAGCCCGGGTGAATGACATCATCGATGACGACATCCCCATCCGCGCCTTCTTCCCCACGCCGGAGGAACTGGCCGCGCTGCCGCTGCGCCGCGCCCCCAAGGTGACGGACAACATCCGCGTCATCCAGATTGGCGACTTCGACGTGTCCCCTTGCGGAGGCACGCACTGCACGCGCTCCGGCCAGGTGGGCATGGTGCGGGTGCTGGGCGTGGAGCGCTACAAGGGCAAGGGCCGCGTCCTCTTCTCCGCGGGCCCCCGCGCCCGGCGCGAGCTGTGGGAGGAGGCCGGCACGCTGCGCGCCATGGCCCGGGCCTTCACCTGCGGCGTGGCGGAGGTGCCGGTGGCGGTGGACAAGCTGCGCCGCGAGCTGACCGAGGCCCGCGAGGCGCTCGGCGCCGTGCGCGCACGCCTGGCCGAGCACACCGCCGGGGAGCTCGCCGCCACCCTGGAGGCCTCCGCGGACAAGCGCGTGGTGGCGGTGCTCGACGGCGCCGGGCCCGAGCAGCTGCGCGCCGTGGCCGCGCGCCTCACGGCCCGACCGGAGGCGGTGGTGCTGCTCGCCGGCCGGCTTCCCGAGGGCATGCCCGTCCTCATTGCCCGTGGCGCTGGCTCCACCTTCGGGTGCGGTGCCTTCCTCAAGCGGGCCGCCGAGGCCGCCGGAGGCCGGGGCGGAGGCCGCCCGGAGCACGCCGAGGGACGCCTCCCGCCCGGCACGGACTGGCCCGCCCTCGCGGCCACGCTCCTGGGCTGAGTCCCCTCCCCTCCCCGGGCCGCCCCCGGCCGCGGCACTTCCCACAAGAGGCCGTGACGCGCCGTGCTATACGATTCCACCGAAGAGATTTCCCCGCCCACGTTCTCCCCGTGCGCAGGGGGCGCTCCACGCGTGGAACGACATGAAATGATGGGAGTAGGGGGCGGCGCGACGATGGATGACGTGCAGCACCGCCAGTTCGAGGACTTCGCGCGTGCTCGGCGCCCGGGCCTGTTGAGGGTTGCCCGGAGACTGTGCGCGGGAGGAGGCACCGACCCGGAGGACCTCGTGCAGGAGACGCTGGAGCGCGCGTACCGCCACTTCGACCGGCTGGTGGGGGAGAACGCGGGGGCGGTGAGCGTGTGGCTGAGCACCACGCTGAGCAACCGCTTCCTGGACCACTGCCGCCGGCGGCGCACCGAGGTGCTCGGAGCGCCAGCGCTGCGCGTGGTGCAGGGGGATGCGACGGGCGAGCCGGTGCCCGTGGAACGGTGGGAGCAGGTGACGAGGGACGACTTCCTGCGAGCCATCGACCAGCTTCGTCCGACGCACCTGAGGGATGCGTACCGACTGCATGCCTCGGGGTTGCGCTACCGGGCCATTGCCCAGCAGCTTCGCGCGCCCGAGGGGACGGTGGGCCGGTGGCTCTCCGAAGCCCGTCAGGCCCTGAGGGAGCTGCTGACGCCGGGTGAGACGCCGCGCGAAGGCAGGGCCGGGTCATGAGCGAGCTCTGCGAGAGACTGGAGCGCTTCGTCGACGGGGAGCTGATGCCGGTGGACGCGGAGAACTTCCGCCACCACCTCACCCGCTGCGGCCCCTGCGAGACGCGGATGAAGGAGCTGCTCGCCATGGAGCTGCTCGCCGACGACGCGGTGAACGCCGCCAGCGACGAGCCCGCCCCCTCCATCGTGCACGGGCCCCCCGCCTGGCGCCGCAAGGCGTGGCTGATGGTGGTGCCCCTGGCGCTGGCAGCGGGCCTCGCCACGCTGGTGCTGGTGTCGCGCTCGGACCCACGGCCCGACGCCCACACGCTGTGGCTCGCCCAG is a window encoding:
- a CDS encoding response regulator, producing the protein MEAFKLLVVDDEPQVAHALRRLFRREGFEVQVAFSGSEALEQLKEFSPDIILTDFRMPGMTGSELLQRVKRSHPLALRLIISGYADFKSVVASVNEGEICRFISKPWDDAELVSYLRSLLRQRETMAQLYAPFRTARPGVSAEVGMSDASMVLKVQMAEPAFPAEQALSIIERFAGVLAEDSMKVVGGLLERYGGRLSFVAEVGGPQRLRLELPVRAEELTPSERPGVGNA
- a CDS encoding sensor histidine kinase — its product is MKRRQSLTPADPEADAAWVNTRLKNVTLLACILIHLLLVYSIWGQWERIALVTAVFAVVTGTNQVLASRFFSQHTRTAESLRFVMNMVANIIYGLASDWALPMWLYLPLNALWVDRFVDPGARPRLGWMLALVGGVALADGCPPLVPACFVLLSLLVYFISEGRVFLTHQALRSLAQQHEKLAQAHRQLDLAHQRAREQERLSSLGMLAAGVAHEINNPMSYVKSNVNSLLLDLRACKALPEELREYVDDVLPATLDGIRRVTAIVSDLRRFARGDPEAVVEYDLNQEVAVALRIARGQLGPQCEVILELTELPHLLGHPGQVAQVVVNLLMNAAQAMPGGGRIRVSTRMENEEAVLEVHDTGVGMTPEVRAKLFEPFFTTKPTGEGTGMGLAVVHGIVTAHRGRIRVDSAPQQGSTFTIHLPRIPPLELGLSDERLRG
- a CDS encoding cytochrome P450 gives rise to the protein MSTPPPAFSSRFEPRYVEDPYPLYARLRQEAPVQFSEELHLWVVSRYEDVKTVLLNPGDFLSANAFRNPVPPAPEVLEALAEGYPQVPALVDDDPPNHTRMRVIVTKALAHHRVSAMEPRVRAIASELVDAFAREGRADLVEGLAFPLPARVIGAILGLPDSDLERLKAWTEDLVTLSAGNAPVPRQVECARGLVAIQKYLAGHISERRRAPKDDLISALIEARHEDTPPLSDVELISLLSMLHFAGHETTANLLGNLLVMLLREPERLEALRQDTRLIPSAIEEALRFDAPVQGMMRTTRSAVTLGGVALPEGARLLILYASANRDGAAFHAPDQADPRRPDVGRHLGFGLGIHYCIGAPLARMEVRIALELLLERLPGLRLAPGSPVLYLPNFLHRGPRRLLVEWDPA
- a CDS encoding DsbA family protein — its product is MKLVVSTAMAAGALLALAVPAFAGDKACDKGCPKAQVSAQNSPIAATPRADAPSLGAPDARVTVEVWSDFQCPFCAKGATIIDGLRAKYGERIRIVFRHQPLPMHSHARLAAIATMAAHEQGRFWEMHDVLFKNQRELDRESLEGYARELGLDLVRFRKALDGATWANYVDAEVVEAQRRGIAGTPSFFINGQAVMGARPMEDFTQLIDAELER
- a CDS encoding alanyl-tRNA editing protein, with product MSTERLYYADPFLHRFTARVVAHGTWSGAPSVVLERTAFYPEAGGQMGDRGMLGGLPVRDVQVDDAGTVHHLLDVPAGAALPMPGTELAGEVDRARRRANMSLHTGQHMLSRALVDVAGAATVSSRLGETLCTIDTDQDTLDERQVAEAEARVNDIIDDDIPIRAFFPTPEELAALPLRRAPKVTDNIRVIQIGDFDVSPCGGTHCTRSGQVGMVRVLGVERYKGKGRVLFSAGPRARRELWEEAGTLRAMARAFTCGVAEVPVAVDKLRRELTEAREALGAVRARLAEHTAGELAATLEASADKRVVAVLDGAGPEQLRAVAARLTARPEAVVLLAGRLPEGMPVLIARGAGSTFGCGAFLKRAAEAAGGRGGGRPEHAEGRLPPGTDWPALAATLLG
- a CDS encoding RNA polymerase sigma factor, producing MMGVGGGATMDDVQHRQFEDFARARRPGLLRVARRLCAGGGTDPEDLVQETLERAYRHFDRLVGENAGAVSVWLSTTLSNRFLDHCRRRRTEVLGAPALRVVQGDATGEPVPVERWEQVTRDDFLRAIDQLRPTHLRDAYRLHASGLRYRAIAQQLRAPEGTVGRWLSEARQALRELLTPGETPREGRAGS